In Synechocystis sp. PCC 6714, the following are encoded in one genomic region:
- a CDS encoding PspA/IM30 family protein: MELLNRVGRALKSQLSHWQRQQEAPEELLERLLGEMELELIELRRALAQAIATFKSTERQREAQKLITQRWYEKAQAALDGGNEQLAREALTQKRSYQSHTEALGESLTEQRAIIERVRGDLQKLERKYLELKSQKSLYLARLKSAIAAQKIEEITGNFNNASASSLFARIETKILELEAERELLSSSPLEKKFEQNRSASYD; this comes from the coding sequence ATGGAACTTTTAAATCGGGTTGGACGGGCGTTGAAGTCCCAGTTGAGCCATTGGCAACGGCAACAGGAAGCCCCAGAGGAACTGCTTGAACGTTTATTGGGGGAAATGGAGCTGGAGTTAATTGAGTTACGACGAGCCTTGGCCCAAGCCATTGCCACGTTTAAAAGCACGGAACGTCAGAGGGAAGCCCAGAAACTGATTACCCAACGGTGGTACGAAAAGGCCCAGGCAGCTTTGGATGGAGGTAATGAACAATTGGCAAGGGAAGCGTTAACCCAGAAGCGTTCCTACCAAAGTCATACGGAAGCTCTGGGAGAATCCCTCACAGAACAACGGGCCATCATTGAACGGGTGCGGGGGGACCTACAAAAGTTGGAGCGCAAATATCTGGAACTCAAAAGTCAAAAGAGTCTTTACTTAGCCCGCCTGAAATCGGCGATCGCCGCCCAAAAAATCGAAGAGATTACCGGCAATTTTAACAACGCCAGTGCCAGCAGTTTGTTTGCAAGAATTGAGACCAAAATCCTGGAATTAGAGGCTGAGCGAGAATTACTCAGTTCTTCACCGCTCGAAAAAAAGTTTGAGCAAAACCGCAGTGCATCCTACGATTAA
- a CDS encoding PAS domain S-box protein has product MSVSLPGCGPEEFLQKVADAMPGVSYCLVQHSDDSVAFTYVSSKIELVYEVSAAAALADAETLIKQIHPDDQIRQSQALAHSRATLEPLSSEWRIITPSGKLKWLRTNSQPERLVNNDTVWFGVVLDITAEKQTQQELIRLKNFLQQSEQKFRLVFENANIGVCLVDLQGNLIRVNRKMADIFGYTPEEMQSMGVNDLAMPEDKQISTQAMKEAINNHTDFATFEKRYIHREGYVIYGEVSTSLVRTINGEPLYFISHVKDITRRVKYEQEITKSRDDVSKINQQLEQRVKLRAAEICEQQQLLQLYFDQSIIGMAIVSVDKFWRNVNRKFCEMVGYSPGELRIKTWAEITHPDDIQQDLENYQRLLNGEIDGYQIDKRYIHKNGHFVYVNLGVQANRHPDGSLNFCVVMIQDIGDRKAMENSISLALQREKELNELRSQFITAISHQFRTPLTTISCAASIMEKFQEKITREKQAQYLESILRGVKHIDELINDITTINLNNEEIEPMVVDGDLLAFCESLVRKNEYLHAPYQIYFSAHLISKCEQPSIKFDPVLLAPILNHLLTNGIKYSLTDFTINFRLRESADTIIFEIEDHGIGIPPGELDKIFEPFERGSNVGHIAGIGIGLTIARKLVTFYGGKIEIKSELGLGTTVRLSIPK; this is encoded by the coding sequence ATGTCTGTTTCTTTACCTGGTTGTGGGCCAGAGGAATTTTTGCAGAAAGTGGCAGACGCAATGCCAGGGGTATCATACTGCCTTGTTCAACACAGTGATGATTCTGTTGCCTTTACCTATGTAAGCTCCAAAATTGAACTTGTTTACGAAGTCAGTGCCGCCGCCGCGCTGGCCGATGCGGAAACACTTATAAAGCAAATTCATCCCGACGACCAAATTCGCCAAAGCCAAGCCCTAGCCCATAGTCGGGCTACCCTTGAACCGTTATCTTCAGAATGGCGCATCATCACCCCGTCAGGAAAACTCAAGTGGTTACGCACCAACTCCCAACCCGAAAGATTGGTCAATAATGACACTGTCTGGTTCGGCGTAGTGTTGGATATTACGGCGGAAAAGCAAACCCAACAGGAATTAATTCGATTAAAGAACTTCCTTCAACAAAGTGAGCAAAAATTTCGCCTGGTTTTTGAAAATGCCAACATTGGTGTTTGTTTAGTAGATCTCCAGGGCAACTTGATTAGGGTGAACCGGAAGATGGCCGATATATTCGGCTATACCCCAGAGGAAATGCAATCTATGGGGGTCAATGATTTAGCCATGCCGGAAGATAAGCAAATTAGCACTCAAGCAATGAAAGAAGCGATCAATAATCATACAGACTTTGCTACCTTTGAAAAAAGATATATTCACCGTGAAGGTTATGTTATTTATGGTGAAGTTTCCACATCTTTGGTACGGACTATTAACGGAGAGCCACTATATTTTATTTCCCATGTTAAGGATATTACTAGGCGAGTCAAATATGAACAAGAAATCACCAAATCCAGAGATGATGTTAGCAAAATCAATCAGCAGTTAGAACAGAGGGTCAAACTTCGAGCTGCAGAAATATGTGAACAACAGCAGTTACTACAACTTTATTTTGATCAATCTATCATTGGCATGGCCATAGTTTCCGTCGATAAATTTTGGCGCAACGTCAACCGCAAATTCTGCGAAATGGTAGGTTATTCCCCCGGGGAACTGCGAATAAAAACCTGGGCAGAAATTACCCATCCCGATGATATTCAGCAAGATTTGGAAAATTATCAGCGCCTATTGAACGGAGAAATAGATGGCTACCAAATTGATAAACGTTACATTCACAAGAATGGTCATTTTGTCTATGTCAACCTTGGGGTACAAGCTAACCGCCATCCCGATGGCAGTTTAAATTTTTGTGTGGTTATGATCCAAGATATCGGTGACCGAAAAGCCATGGAAAATAGTATTTCTTTGGCTTTACAACGGGAAAAGGAATTAAATGAACTGCGTTCCCAATTTATTACCGCCATCTCCCACCAATTTCGGACTCCTTTAACGACTATTTCCTGTGCCGCCTCAATTATGGAAAAGTTTCAGGAAAAAATCACAAGGGAAAAACAAGCACAGTATCTAGAATCAATTCTCAGAGGAGTTAAGCATATTGATGAGTTGATTAATGATATTACCACCATTAATCTCAACAATGAAGAAATTGAGCCCATGGTGGTTGATGGTGATCTGCTGGCTTTTTGTGAGAGTTTAGTTCGTAAAAATGAATATCTCCATGCACCTTATCAAATCTATTTTTCTGCCCATTTAATTTCTAAATGTGAACAACCATCAATTAAATTTGATCCAGTTTTGTTGGCACCAATTTTAAATCATTTACTTACCAATGGCATTAAGTATTCCCTGACTGATTTTACAATTAATTTTCGTCTCCGGGAATCTGCTGACACGATCATTTTTGAAATTGAAGACCATGGCATTGGCATTCCCCCGGGGGAGCTAGATAAAATTTTTGAGCCGTTTGAGCGGGGTTCCAATGTGGGACATATTGCGGGTATTGGCATTGGTTTGACGATCGCCAGAAAATTGGTAACCTTCTATGGGGGCAAAATCGAGATTAAAAGTGAGCTGGGGCTGGGCACAACGGTGCGTTTATCCATTCCTAAATAG
- the cruG gene encoding 2'-O-glycosyltransferase CruG: MLIIAMLCLGLLLSQGVASLILLSRLVKGAQRRSPLKPIFLPKDGARNVSVVVPTLNEAARLTPCLVGLAQQGPPLREVLVVDSRSTDGTQSLVQTLAKDNPRLRLLTDDPLPDNWVGRPWALNYGFNQSDGASEWILGIDADTQPQPGLVASVVQAAEEEGYDILSLSPQFILQSAGEWWLQPALLMTLLYRFESAGVRQQAPETVMANGQCFLCRRSVLEALQGYKLAARSFCDDVTLARAAAQRGYRVGFLDGANLIRVRMYEGIGETWREWGRSLDLKDATVPTRLWAEVIFLVLVQGLPILLFSLLLMLWGEDFDFLTLRLAIALNGLLLLIRWAMLIAIYPSYYRPSGQGAWSYWLSPLADPLAVTRIILSASQTPKQWRGRVY; the protein is encoded by the coding sequence ATGCTGATTATTGCCATGCTTTGCCTGGGGTTATTGCTGTCCCAGGGGGTAGCTAGTTTGATTTTGCTTAGTCGTTTGGTTAAGGGAGCCCAACGGCGATCGCCATTGAAACCAATATTTTTGCCGAAAGATGGTGCCCGAAATGTGTCGGTGGTGGTGCCTACGTTGAATGAAGCGGCCCGGTTAACGCCCTGTCTGGTGGGTTTGGCACAACAGGGGCCACCGTTGCGAGAGGTTTTGGTGGTGGATAGTCGTTCTACCGATGGCACCCAGAGCTTAGTTCAAACCCTGGCGAAAGATAATCCCCGTTTGCGACTGTTGACCGATGATCCCTTGCCGGATAATTGGGTGGGTCGACCCTGGGCCCTCAACTACGGTTTCAACCAAAGCGATGGCGCTAGTGAGTGGATTTTGGGCATTGATGCGGACACCCAACCCCAACCGGGGCTAGTGGCCAGTGTGGTACAAGCGGCGGAGGAAGAAGGCTACGACATACTTTCCCTTTCACCCCAATTTATTTTGCAATCGGCCGGGGAATGGTGGCTCCAACCGGCACTGCTGATGACTTTGCTTTACCGCTTTGAATCCGCAGGAGTGAGGCAACAGGCTCCGGAAACAGTTATGGCCAACGGCCAATGTTTTCTCTGTCGGCGATCGGTGTTGGAGGCTTTGCAGGGCTATAAGCTGGCGGCTCGCTCCTTTTGTGATGATGTGACTTTGGCCAGGGCGGCGGCCCAACGGGGCTATCGGGTGGGTTTTCTCGATGGAGCTAACCTGATCCGGGTAAGAATGTATGAAGGTATTGGCGAGACTTGGCGGGAATGGGGGCGGTCTTTGGATTTAAAGGATGCGACGGTGCCGACCCGGCTATGGGCAGAGGTTATTTTTTTGGTACTGGTGCAGGGCTTGCCCATTTTGCTTTTTTCCCTATTGTTGATGCTCTGGGGGGAAGATTTTGATTTTTTGACCCTCCGCTTGGCGATCGCCCTCAATGGATTGCTACTTTTAATCCGTTGGGCCATGTTGATTGCCATTTATCCTTCCTATTACCGACCTTCGGGGCAGGGAGCTTGGAGTTATTGGCTTTCTCCGTTGGCTGATCCTTTGGCGGTGACCAGGATTATTCTTTCCGCTTCCCAAACCCCAAAACAGTGGCGGGGTAGAGTTTACTAA
- a CDS encoding SLBB domain-containing protein, whose product MLPLNAMNPRQSFSSKFSGALLVSTMACLGLWTQEALAQIGSPSPGQLQQVSPQNAPSVLPPESEYTLGPGDRLRVDVLQVEGLSGEYQVLVDGTIGFPLIGTVRVVDLTIPELNQLLVNQYAKYIRRPLVTAILTVPRPLSITLAGEVNSPGAYALAIEGGQKFPTLTQVIQQAGGLTPVSDISRVQLRRQKGNYEENYSINLWELLREGNSRQNVTLRDGDIVIIPSKTATDPREVRQLADANFGIRFEQEINVAVIGEIFRPGSYKLSPAIRASSIGEVGGGGGGGGSSLNVENTQPVRLTQAIQEAGGIKSQADIRNVEVRRENRDGNFELIVVNLWELLDEGNLDKDVILQNGDVITVPQAKQLSPDEFEAIATANFSPRSITVNVVGEVRRGGAIQLQPNSTLNQAILAAGSFDPIRADKASVDLIRLNPDGTVTRLNIAPDFGLNISSDRNPTLRNNDVVLVNTSGLTQATDTLRELFSPIGALLGGGGLSLINLIN is encoded by the coding sequence ATGCTCCCTTTGAATGCGATGAATCCCCGTCAATCCTTTAGCTCTAAGTTTAGTGGTGCGCTATTGGTAAGCACCATGGCCTGTTTGGGTCTGTGGACACAGGAAGCATTAGCTCAAATTGGTAGTCCATCCCCCGGTCAATTACAACAAGTTAGCCCTCAAAACGCTCCTTCGGTTCTCCCCCCGGAGAGTGAATATACCCTCGGTCCTGGCGATCGCCTCCGGGTTGATGTGCTGCAGGTGGAAGGGTTATCTGGGGAATATCAGGTCTTGGTTGATGGCACCATCGGTTTTCCCCTCATTGGCACTGTTAGAGTTGTCGACCTAACCATCCCGGAGCTAAACCAACTTTTGGTTAATCAGTACGCAAAATATATCCGCCGTCCCTTGGTCACCGCCATTCTGACTGTTCCCCGGCCCCTAAGTATTACCCTTGCCGGTGAGGTAAATTCCCCGGGCGCCTATGCCCTGGCGATCGAAGGTGGTCAGAAGTTTCCCACCCTGACCCAAGTTATCCAGCAGGCCGGTGGTCTCACCCCGGTATCTGATATTAGTCGAGTGCAACTGCGGCGGCAAAAAGGTAACTACGAAGAAAACTACAGCATCAACCTGTGGGAACTACTGCGGGAAGGAAACTCCCGTCAAAACGTAACCTTACGGGACGGGGACATCGTCATTATCCCTAGTAAAACAGCTACAGATCCGAGGGAAGTTCGACAATTAGCCGACGCAAATTTTGGCATCCGCTTTGAGCAAGAAATCAACGTAGCGGTGATTGGAGAAATTTTTCGCCCTGGTTCTTACAAACTTTCCCCTGCCATTCGAGCTTCTAGCATTGGTGAAGTTGGTGGCGGCGGTGGCGGTGGTGGCTCAAGTCTGAACGTAGAAAATACCCAACCTGTGCGTTTAACCCAAGCTATTCAGGAAGCAGGGGGCATTAAATCCCAGGCGGATATTCGCAATGTCGAAGTGCGGCGGGAAAATCGGGATGGCAACTTCGAGTTAATTGTGGTGAATCTTTGGGAACTTTTGGACGAAGGGAATTTAGATAAGGACGTTATTCTCCAAAACGGCGATGTCATCACGGTTCCCCAAGCTAAACAACTTTCACCAGATGAATTTGAAGCCATTGCCACTGCCAACTTTTCCCCTCGCTCCATCACTGTTAACGTTGTCGGAGAAGTGCGACGGGGAGGTGCGATTCAGCTCCAGCCGAATTCAACCTTGAACCAAGCAATTTTAGCAGCTGGTTCTTTTGATCCTATTCGAGCAGATAAAGCTAGTGTTGATCTGATTCGTTTAAACCCCGATGGTACAGTCACGAGGCTTAATATTGCCCCAGATTTTGGTCTTAACATTAGTTCCGACAGAAACCCGACTCTGAGAAATAATGACGTAGTCTTGGTTAACACCAGCGGTTTAACCCAGGCTACCGACACCCTAAGGGAACTATTTAGCCCCATTGGAGCACTATTGGGAGGAGGAGGTCTTAGTTTAATCAACCTAATTAATTAA
- a CDS encoding DEAD/DEAH box helicase, with the protein MNHSKKITEIYQDLVLLSRSKSSLRDDFSTLSTLFYQFIKAFAKSKNIVFKNFYAQFRYCVGKINLDEQDISNFEAFRKFIRRGFSEKVNKVAIEQGILLLQKLCLQTVQSSNLIEFTFDNNKYNNQYFTALFQTRRSPSTKYLKLLYTGHHRSQSKRAFRIYGFDLENLQTNITIDCDWFNTPHLFYLTDLLKTDSLIACHNLISTNENRYKANSQSLIVIEPDFLVDASAISECFGNKNTSSNIFWLTRLVGELAGSAAFKGTIVGYYLDELVRNKQINIAQIFTDYKKSDALRSAYLGEQEMTNIQTSISQEHMPNISQLVERLQEENLRIWIEPTFFSQHYGLQGRLDLLTINSNGFKDIIELKSGGPPRPGREWKNHKMQVVAYNMMLESTYENYVGSKEIFYSKSDQPRRNIVSESQEKNELIKIRNEIVCQIYQLATGDFSNLDQLKADGAGELPEYNQRRLKRFQQNYQPEKLTTNYYQQLLSFILRELINSKTSDHQQANLEDKHQKSIGFASLWLDDFNVKQNNYRLIYDLQLTKIDKQKSYLSLALTQADVPHSFRSGDMVIIYPKIDGVYEPLKQHIFKGSIKVINQGQIIVSLFNKQNDYSFIEQYAFWALEPDIFERNYWSSIACLLEILSCSMERKQILLGYLEPKKIPIDYQVNTYLTNDQNQIICEALQAQHYYLLQGPPGTGKTSIFLVNYVTELLKSNKKNIFILAFTNKAVEQICKALKFPRYGEPIDYLRLGNKTVVDENLLAEKLTGDNADLWRKCLQENQVFVTTVSTFKDKYLLLREFVGEFDQLIIDEASQLTEADVAGIVVLFNKFVLIGDQKQLPAVITQNEEECRVEVEPFRRYAINITDWKMSLFERLITNAKNKGWSHCYGQLTEHYRMHRNIASLIAPHYDRPLMEQREEQRKIELGYENNDNYLLRELSKSRTIFIETPSETGIQRKNTNEAIIAARIVKTYWENKLLPMAEIGIIAPFRAQVAEINQQLEKTFAGADFLMDSIVVDTVERFQGDERELIIFSTTISWSKQVKNIQSIADYDRQSTDRKLLVSISRAKNKLIILGNSSQLQFALAYRELIQRIEQDNGLINLEIGQKIVDSCGERLWRMG; encoded by the coding sequence ATGAATCATAGCAAAAAGATTACAGAAATCTATCAGGACTTGGTATTGCTAAGTCGATCTAAATCTAGTCTAAGAGATGATTTTTCTACACTCTCGACATTATTTTATCAATTTATTAAAGCTTTTGCAAAGTCAAAAAATATAGTTTTTAAGAATTTTTATGCACAATTTAGATATTGTGTTGGTAAAATAAATCTAGATGAGCAAGATATAAGCAATTTTGAGGCTTTTCGTAAATTTATCCGTAGAGGTTTTTCGGAAAAGGTAAATAAAGTTGCAATTGAACAGGGGATTTTGTTACTCCAGAAACTGTGTCTGCAAACAGTTCAAAGTTCTAATTTAATAGAGTTTACTTTTGACAATAACAAGTATAACAATCAATATTTTACCGCGCTTTTTCAGACAAGGCGATCGCCGTCTACCAAGTACCTAAAGCTTTTATATACAGGGCATCATAGGAGTCAATCAAAGCGGGCATTTCGTATTTATGGTTTTGATTTAGAAAACTTACAAACTAATATTACGATAGATTGTGATTGGTTTAATACTCCCCATTTATTTTATCTGACTGATTTATTAAAAACTGATTCTTTGATCGCTTGCCATAATTTGATTTCAACAAATGAAAACAGATATAAAGCCAACTCTCAATCATTGATAGTAATAGAGCCGGATTTTCTGGTGGATGCCAGTGCTATCAGTGAGTGTTTTGGCAACAAAAATACAAGCAGTAATATTTTTTGGTTGACTAGACTAGTAGGAGAATTAGCTGGTAGTGCAGCTTTTAAGGGAACTATTGTGGGTTATTACCTAGATGAATTAGTCAGAAATAAGCAAATTAACATTGCTCAGATTTTTACAGATTACAAAAAATCAGACGCTCTGAGATCCGCTTACCTTGGGGAGCAGGAAATGACAAATATCCAAACATCAATCTCCCAAGAACATATGCCCAACATCAGTCAATTGGTAGAAAGGCTACAGGAAGAAAACTTGAGAATATGGATTGAACCCACATTTTTTTCACAACATTATGGCTTACAAGGAAGATTAGATTTATTAACTATTAACTCAAATGGATTTAAAGATATTATTGAACTAAAAAGTGGTGGTCCTCCCCGTCCAGGTAGAGAATGGAAAAATCATAAAATGCAGGTGGTAGCTTATAACATGATGTTGGAAAGCACCTATGAGAATTATGTCGGTAGCAAAGAGATATTTTATTCCAAATCAGATCAGCCCCGCAGAAATATTGTTAGCGAATCTCAAGAAAAGAATGAGTTAATTAAAATTAGAAATGAAATTGTTTGCCAAATTTATCAGTTAGCTACGGGGGATTTTAGCAACTTAGATCAGCTTAAAGCTGATGGTGCTGGAGAATTACCAGAATATAATCAACGACGTTTAAAACGTTTTCAACAAAATTACCAGCCAGAAAAGTTGACAACAAACTATTATCAACAGCTACTCTCGTTCATCCTAAGGGAATTAATTAATAGTAAAACATCAGATCATCAGCAAGCAAACTTAGAAGATAAGCATCAAAAATCCATAGGCTTTGCTAGTTTGTGGTTAGATGATTTCAATGTTAAACAGAATAATTATCGCTTAATTTATGATCTTCAACTAACCAAGATTGATAAACAAAAAAGTTATCTTTCATTGGCGTTGACTCAAGCTGATGTGCCCCATTCATTCCGTTCCGGTGACATGGTAATTATTTACCCCAAAATAGATGGGGTGTATGAACCGTTAAAACAACATATTTTTAAAGGTTCGATCAAGGTAATTAATCAAGGGCAAATAATAGTTTCTTTATTCAATAAGCAAAATGATTATTCATTTATTGAGCAATATGCCTTTTGGGCTTTAGAGCCAGATATTTTCGAGCGCAACTACTGGAGTAGTATTGCATGTTTGCTGGAAATATTGTCTTGTTCCATGGAGAGAAAACAAATACTTTTAGGATATTTGGAACCAAAAAAGATACCAATAGATTATCAGGTAAATACTTACTTAACTAATGATCAAAATCAAATTATTTGCGAAGCTCTACAAGCTCAGCATTATTACTTACTCCAGGGACCACCAGGTACAGGAAAAACTAGTATCTTTTTGGTTAATTATGTAACAGAACTACTCAAATCAAATAAAAAAAACATTTTTATCCTTGCTTTTACCAATAAGGCAGTGGAACAAATTTGTAAAGCTCTTAAGTTCCCACGGTATGGAGAGCCAATAGATTACCTGCGTTTAGGCAACAAAACTGTAGTTGATGAAAATTTGCTGGCTGAAAAATTAACTGGGGATAATGCGGATCTTTGGCGCAAGTGCTTACAAGAAAATCAAGTATTTGTCACCACCGTTTCTACCTTTAAAGATAAGTATTTATTACTCAGGGAGTTTGTTGGTGAATTTGATCAGCTAATCATTGATGAGGCTTCCCAATTAACGGAGGCGGATGTGGCTGGAATCGTGGTTTTATTCAACAAGTTTGTCTTGATTGGTGATCAAAAGCAATTGCCGGCAGTAATTACTCAGAATGAAGAAGAATGTCGGGTTGAAGTGGAGCCATTCCGCCGCTATGCCATTAACATTACTGATTGGAAAATGTCCTTGTTTGAAAGATTAATTACCAATGCTAAAAATAAGGGTTGGAGTCATTGTTATGGGCAACTAACTGAGCATTATCGTATGCACAGAAATATTGCTTCATTGATAGCCCCTCATTACGATCGCCCGTTGATGGAACAGAGAGAGGAACAGAGAAAAATTGAGCTAGGTTACGAAAATAATGATAATTACTTGTTAAGGGAATTGAGTAAGAGCAGAACTATTTTTATTGAGACTCCGTCGGAAACTGGTATTCAGCGAAAGAATACTAATGAGGCTATCATTGCGGCTAGAATAGTCAAAACTTACTGGGAGAATAAACTTTTGCCAATGGCAGAAATTGGCATTATTGCTCCTTTTCGGGCCCAGGTAGCGGAAATTAATCAACAGTTGGAAAAAACTTTTGCCGGTGCTGACTTTTTAATGGATTCCATCGTTGTTGATACAGTGGAAAGATTCCAGGGAGATGAGCGAGAATTAATTATTTTTTCTACTACCATTTCTTGGTCTAAGCAAGTTAAAAATATCCAAAGCATCGCTGACTACGATCGCCAAAGTACGGACCGGAAATTGCTGGTCAGTATTTCCAGAGCAAAAAATAAGCTGATTATTTTGGGCAATTCATCCCAGTTACAGTTTGCCTTGGCCTATAGGGAATTAATTCAACGCATTGAACAAGACAATGGATTAATCAACTTAGAAATAGGACAAAAAATAGTAGATTCCTGTGGCGAGAGGTTATGGAGAATGGGCTGA
- a CDS encoding BRCT domain-containing protein — protein sequence MTPLELSYPLIGLVLALGSGIYVWNSRRALEKKLAQSQPSEESLTSIPAPQTPAIAKEVVPNDGGESPEEIIHAKGKLRRLEKELQSLQSSLEKALAERDQLTENYQAQEKMVAALQHQLAHYDDIQSEKFVGLQKLNQELLQENTNLSDRLKQAVNEVAETRPKLVHLNSLIARNQQLSDQLGYVEQNQAKAIDQRLASQEKLWQQQRREEQESLKNQLVQAEQKVQTLTTERDQAQQESHTLKEKTQSVQAEVTNLQTALDRLVQQEEQWQGEREQLTAKLNQLEEAQKELALANAELKLKLETTQAEGDRLKAEKKEQSTALQSAEEEVTQLQKELAALQETLAKAKTASPSEVPTKLKAVETKPPQETPPVSAAPAPATVEAQPESPKSATAEKVEPESAPVEPVAQAAKAPASPAKKSPPKAVAPVDVAPVPDETKQKVQGGEQTEPSEEIKNVVPVASSEPVTSKVERAEIAADAVTKSVATTPSEQEGVHPLAEKKIVILGTLNAMNREEAKTRLQNIGAECTSAPSSKTDYIVVGKAPGAKLKKAQKLGIAQLSEAQFLELLGD from the coding sequence ATGACCCCATTGGAATTGAGTTACCCCTTAATTGGATTGGTTTTGGCCCTAGGCAGTGGCATATATGTCTGGAATAGTCGTCGTGCCCTAGAAAAAAAACTCGCCCAATCCCAACCCTCCGAGGAGTCATTAACTTCAATCCCTGCTCCTCAAACTCCGGCGATCGCCAAGGAAGTTGTCCCCAACGATGGTGGGGAGTCACCGGAGGAAATTATCCATGCCAAGGGGAAATTACGCCGCTTGGAGAAAGAATTGCAATCCCTCCAGAGCAGTTTAGAGAAAGCTTTGGCTGAGCGGGATCAATTGACAGAAAACTACCAAGCCCAGGAAAAAATGGTGGCCGCCCTGCAACATCAGTTGGCCCACTATGACGACATCCAAAGCGAAAAATTTGTCGGCTTGCAAAAGCTCAATCAAGAATTGCTCCAGGAAAATACCAACTTGTCCGATCGCCTCAAACAGGCGGTGAATGAAGTGGCGGAAACCCGGCCCAAGTTAGTTCATTTGAATTCATTGATTGCCCGTAATCAACAGTTGAGTGACCAACTCGGCTACGTAGAACAAAATCAAGCCAAGGCGATCGACCAACGTTTGGCTTCCCAGGAAAAACTCTGGCAACAACAACGCCGGGAAGAGCAGGAAAGCTTGAAGAATCAGCTTGTCCAAGCAGAGCAAAAGGTACAAACATTAACCACGGAGCGGGATCAAGCCCAGCAAGAATCACACACTTTAAAAGAAAAAACCCAGTCAGTCCAGGCAGAGGTGACAAATTTACAAACCGCCCTCGATCGCCTAGTGCAACAGGAAGAACAGTGGCAAGGGGAACGGGAGCAACTCACCGCTAAACTAAACCAACTGGAGGAAGCGCAAAAAGAATTGGCCCTAGCCAACGCCGAATTAAAACTGAAGCTGGAAACAACCCAGGCCGAAGGCGATCGCCTCAAAGCGGAAAAAAAAGAACAGTCCACAGCCCTACAATCCGCTGAGGAAGAAGTAACTCAACTGCAAAAGGAATTGGCGGCCCTACAGGAAACCCTAGCTAAGGCTAAAACCGCTTCTCCCTCTGAAGTTCCAACTAAACTTAAAGCCGTTGAAACTAAGCCGCCGCAGGAAACCCCCCCCGTGTCTGCTGCCCCCGCCCCGGCGACCGTTGAAGCTCAACCGGAATCGCCCAAATCTGCTACCGCAGAAAAAGTTGAACCGGAATCAGCCCCAGTCGAACCAGTTGCCCAGGCCGCCAAAGCACCTGCATCTCCAGCGAAAAAATCTCCCCCTAAGGCTGTTGCGCCTGTTGATGTTGCACCCGTTCCAGATGAGACAAAACAGAAAGTTCAAGGGGGGGAGCAAACCGAGCCGTCTGAGGAAATTAAAAATGTTGTCCCAGTGGCATCTAGCGAACCCGTTACCTCCAAGGTAGAAAGGGCAGAAATAGCCGCTGACGCTGTCACCAAGTCGGTAGCAACCACCCCCAGTGAGCAGGAGGGCGTCCATCCCCTAGCGGAGAAAAAAATCGTTATCCTTGGCACCCTCAACGCCATGAACCGGGAAGAGGCCAAAACTAGGCTCCAGAACATCGGCGCAGAATGTACCAGTGCCCCCAGCAGTAAAACCGATTACATTGTGGTGGGTAAAGCTCCAGGGGCAAAACTGAAAAAAGCTCAGAAGCTTGGCATTGCCCAATTGTCAGAAGCACAATTCTTGGAATTGTTGGGCGACTAG
- a CDS encoding ferredoxin, protein MENSVPIIPPETIVDSCQRLGLGRIQRHLFLCCDQTKSKCCSKEDGLATWDYLKKRLPELGLDCTQASREGNIFRTKANCLRVCQQGPILLVYPEGIWYRNVTPTVMEKILQEHILRNHPVEEYRFFTHALPPL, encoded by the coding sequence ATGGAAAACTCTGTCCCCATAATTCCCCCTGAAACTATTGTTGATAGTTGCCAACGTTTAGGCCTTGGGCGCATTCAAAGGCATCTGTTTCTCTGTTGTGACCAAACCAAATCAAAATGCTGTAGCAAAGAAGATGGCTTAGCCACCTGGGATTATCTGAAAAAACGTTTGCCGGAGTTGGGGCTTGATTGCACCCAGGCCAGTCGGGAGGGGAACATTTTCCGCACTAAGGCTAACTGCTTGCGGGTTTGTCAGCAGGGGCCTATTTTACTGGTGTATCCAGAGGGCATTTGGTATCGTAACGTCACCCCCACAGTAATGGAAAAAATTCTCCAAGAGCATATTTTGCGGAACCATCCGGTGGAGGAGTATCGCTTTTTTACCCATGCTCTTCCCCCTTTATAA